A region from the Salvia splendens isolate huo1 chromosome 15, SspV2, whole genome shotgun sequence genome encodes:
- the LOC121768162 gene encoding basic leucine zipper 43-like, protein MQPNEIAELHLLFPSNSTQYPPNFGLTSNYPPAYQFSRFPNPLYQLNTAPQVQELNPQSTCFSSNSTSDEADEQQLSIINERKQRRMISNRESARRSRMRKQKHLDELWSQVVWLRNENHQLVDKLNHVSEHHDQVLQENVQLKEEASELRQMLTDMKLNSPYPYLRELDDDPSSDLA, encoded by the coding sequence ATGCAGCCCAATGAAATTGCTGAGCTTCATTTGTTATTTCCTTCCAACTCAACACAATATCCTCCCAATTTTGGCTTAACTAGTAACTACCCACCAGCTTATCAATTTAGCAGGTTCCCCAACCCTTTATACCAACTCAATACCGCACCCCAAGTTCAAGAACTGAATCCACAGTCAACATGTTTCAGCAGTAACTCGACATCTGATGAAGCAGATGAGCAACAACTAAGCATAATAAACGAGAGGAAGCAAAGAAGAATGATTTCAAACAGAGAATCTGCAAGGCGATCACGCATGCGCAAACAGAAACACTTGGATGAGCTTTGGTCACAAGTAGTCTGGCTCCGTAACGAGAATCACCAGCTCGTAGACAAGCTTAACCATGTATCAGAGCATCATGACCAAGTACTCCAAGAAAATGTTCAACTCAAAGAAGAAGCTTCAGAGCTTCGTCAAATGCTTACCGACATGAAGCTGAACAGTCCTTATCCATACTTAAGAGAGCTTGACGATGATCCCAGCAGTGACTTGGCCTAA